Proteins encoded together in one Quercus lobata isolate SW786 chromosome 3, ValleyOak3.0 Primary Assembly, whole genome shotgun sequence window:
- the LOC115978683 gene encoding putative pentatricopeptide repeat-containing protein At1g26500 — translation MIVKRIAPTKPIINLIYHHHHHHLHLLGTNHTHTPQPSKPITTILPPNPDHLLRVCTILYQQQDSPDPRLHSKLHACQSQINQDNHLTLEFFLQVCNKFPYSWRPVYRFFQYTEANSHSHFTHTSVSFNKLLDVIGKSRNIELFWELLHEMGRRRLVNEKTFRIALNTLAAARELKRCVEFFHSMNACGYEYSLETLNKVVETLCGNGLVEEAKFVVSKLKEWIKPSGVTYKCLIQGFCDVGDLVEASKVWNLMVDEGFQPDIDAVEKMMESLFKINRYDEALKLFQMMRTKRIDDLGLSTYRLVIEWMCKRGKIAQAYMLFEEMRERGAQADNLTLGSLIYGLLARGRVREAYRIVEGIEKPDINVYHGLIKGLLKLRRASEATQVFREMIKRGCEPTMHTYIMLLQGHLGKRGRKGTDPLVNFETIFVGGLVKAGKSLEATKYVERSLRKGLEVPRFDYNKFLKYYSNEEGVVMFEDVAKKLREVGSVDLADIFERYGQRMATRDRRRNRAVGL, via the coding sequence ATGATAGTGAAACGAATAGCACCCACTAAACCCATCATAAACCTCATCtatcatcaccaccaccaccaccttcaTCTATTAGGCACCAACCATACTCACACACCACAACCTTCCAAGCCCATTACCACCATTTTGCCACCTAACCCGGATCACCTACTCCGAGTCTGCACCATCCTCTACCAGCAACAAGACTCACCAGACCCAAGACTTCACTCCAAGCTCCACGCTTGCCAGTCACAAATCAACCAAGACAACCACCTCACCCTTGAGTTCTTCCTCCAAGTCTGCAACAAGTTCCCTTACTCATGGCGACCTGTCTACCGCTTCTTTCAATACACAGAAGCCAATTCACATTCACATTTCACTCACACCTCTGTCTCCTTCAACAAGTTGCTTGACGTGATTGGCAAATCACGCAACATTGAGCTTTTCTGGGAGCTTCTCCATGAGATGGGACGACGTCGTCTTGTCAATGAGAAGACTTTTAGGATTGCTCTCAACACCTTGGCAGCAGCGAGGGAGTTGAAAAGGTGTGTGGAATTTTTTCACTCTATGAATGCATGTGGGTATGAGTATAGCTTGGAGACTTTGAATAAGGTGGTTGAGACTTTGTGTGGGAATGGACTTGTTGAGGAGGCCAAGTTTGTTGTGTCCAAGTTGAAAGAATGGATAAAGCCAAGTGGGGTTACTTATAAGTGTTTGATACAGGGTTTTTGTGATGTGGGTGATTTGGTTGAGGCTTCAAAGGTTTGGAATTTGATGGTGGATGAGGGGTTCCAGCCTGATATTGATGCGGTTGAGAAAATGATGGAATCCCTCTTCAAGATTAATAGGTATGATGAGGCATTGAAGTTATTTCAGATGATGAGGACAAAGAGAATTGATGATTTGGGTCTTTCAACTTATAGGCTTGTGATTGAGTGGATGTGCAAAAGGGGTAAGATTGCACAAGCGTACATGTTGTTTGAAGAAATGCGTGAGAGAGGGGCTCAGGCTGATAATCTAACATTGGGATCGCTTATATATGGGCTTTTGGCGAGAGGGAGAGTTAGAGAGGCTTATAGGATTGTGGAAGGGATTGAGAAACCGGATATCAATGTGTACCATGGGTTGATAAAAGGACTTTTGAAGTTAAGAAGGGCAAGTGAAGCAACACAAGTGTTTAGAGAGATGATAAAGAGAGGGTGTGAGCCGACAATGCATACCTACATAATGTTATTGCAAGGGCATCTAGGGAAGAGAGGGAGGAAGGGAACTGACCCACTTGtgaattttgaaactatttttgttGGTGGTTTGGTTAAGGCGGGAAAGTCTTTAGAAGCCACAAAGTATGTGGAGAGGAGTTTAAGGAAAGGGCTTGAGGTTCCCAGATTTGATTACAATAAGTTTTTGAAGTATTATTCAAATGAGGAGGGTGTTGTTATGTTTGAGGATGTGGcaaagaaattgagagaggtaGGGTCAGTTGATTTGGCAGATATATTTGAGAGGTATGGGCAGAGAATGGCTACGAGagacagaagaagaaacagAGCAGTGGGACTTTGA